One part of the Botrytis cinerea B05.10 chromosome 8, complete sequence genome encodes these proteins:
- the Bcpol3 gene encoding Bcpol3, whose product MAPSRVPQKRILGEAKNIQQSNIPSSPPTGAKKRKLEPVASSPAAVRFKSSQNGPKVKLASSQPSHFESEVLEKMTQDMETLKKNNSEKDQEWARPSLSDFNPEVDNLIFQQIECEEGTYDGGKATVKLFGVTETGHSVMLHVKDFLHYLYVAAPVSFTHKDCEPYKMFLDSQVGMHTPAINSVSVVLRENLYGFTGNKQHAYIKITVTDPKYINKVRTTIEEGKANWKGMWRNDGNGILTFDSIQYVLRFMVDVKIYGMSWVEVEAKKYEIVPEHNRQSNCQIEAVMTYRDLIAHKPEGEWAKMAPLRILSFDIECAGRKGVFPEANQDPVIQIANIVTRYGEKKPFVRNVFCLDTTSLIVNTQIFVYKEEETMLSKWRDFLEEVDPDIIIGYNIANFDFPYLLDRADHLKIKNFSQWTRLKSIHSQAKTSNFSSKQMGNRDTKATNTNGRLQLDLLQLVQRDHQLRSYTLNSVCAQFLGEQKEDVHHTMITELFNGTPESRRRLAVYCLKDAFLPQRLMDKLSCLENYTEMARVTGVPFNFLLSRGQQVKFISQLFRKALEQKLVIPNLSSNSSEEQYEGATVIEPTRGYYSVPIATLDFASLYPSIIQAHNLCYTTLLKKDVVEALKLEKDEDYIVTPNGDMFVTTKQRKGLLTQILEELLTARKQAKRELAVETDPFKKAVLNGRQLALKISANSVYGLTGATVGKVPCLPIASSTTSYGRQMIEKTKAEVEAKYTIANGYSHDAQVIYGDTDSVMVKFGVKELAEAMKLGEEAAQYVSSKFIKPIKLEFEKVYYPYLLINKKRYAGLYWTNPDKYDKMDTKGIETVRRDNCRLVQNVIETVLRMILIDQDVQGAQDYVKDTISDLLQNKIDMSKLVITKALAKADYTAKQAHVELAERMKKRDAGSAPTLGDRVAYVIIKGSAGAKNFERSEDPIFVLENNVPIDTKYYLDNQLAKPLGRIFEPILGETKANSLLAGAHTRAISVAAPTIGGLMKFAKKTSTCMSCKKPLVKAHEKDGAVCTDCAPRIGEMYQKQINKVSDLEVRFGRLWTQCQRCQGSMHCEVICSSKDCPIFYMRMKAKKDVEDAGKELERFDFDQSAW is encoded by the exons ATGGCTCCATCAAGAGTTCCCCAAAAGCGAATCTTAGGTGAAGCAAAAAATATCCAACAAAGCAACATCCCCTCATCTCCTCCAACTGGGGCAAAGAAACGAAAGTTAGAACCAGTTGCATCATCACCGGCAGCAGTCAGATTCAAGAGTTCACAGAATGGCCCAAAAGTAAAGCTGGCTTCTAGCCAGCCTAGTCATTTTGAATCGGAAGTGCTGGAAAAAATGACACAGGATATGGAAACTTTAAAGAAGAATAATTCagaaaaagatcaagaatgGGCAAGGCCGAGTCTGTCAGACTTCAACCCCGAGGTTGATAATTTGATCTTTCAGCAGATTGAGTGTGAAGAGGGTACTTATGATGGAGGAAAGGCGACTGTGAAGTTGTTTGGTGTCACTGAG ACCGGTCACTCAGTTATGCTACATGTAAAAGACTTCCTTCACTACCTTTACGTTGCCGCCCCAGTTAGTTTTACACATAAAGATTGTGAACCGTACAAGATGTTCCTGGATTCACAAGTTGGAATGCACACGCCTGCCATTAATTCAGTGTCGGTTGTCCTACGAGAAAATTTATACGGATTTACGGGAAATAAACAGCACGCATACATTAAGATTACAGTTACAGATCCTAAATACATCAACAAAGTTAGGACAACTATCGAGGAGGGTAAAGCAAATTGGAAAGGAATGTGGAggaatgatggaaatggcaTTTTGACATTTGATAGCATTCAATATGTGTTACGATTTATGGTTGATGTCAAG ATTTATGGTATGTCTTGggttgaagttgaagcaaAGAAATACGAAATAGTTCCAGAACACAATAGACAATCGAATTGTCAGATCGAAGCCGTCATGACATACCGAGACTTAATTGCGCACAAGCCCGAAGGGGAATGGGCTAAAATGGCACCTTTACGTATCCTATCTTTTGACATTGAATGCGCTGGCCGCAAGGGTGTCTTTCCGGAAGCAAATCAGGATCCTGTTATCCAAATTGCTAATATTGTTACTCGatatggagagaagaaaccATTCGTACGGAATGTTTTTTGTCTTGATACTACCAGTTTGATCGTCAATACGCAAATTTTCGTATACAAAGAGGAGGAGACGATGTTATCGAAATGGAGAGACTTTCTTGAAGAGGTGGATCCAGATATCATCATTGGTTACAATATTGCCAATTTCGATTTTCCATACCTCCTAGATCGAGCCGATCATTTGAAGATAAAGAACTTCAGCCAATGGACTCGATTAAAGTCTATCCACTCTCAAGCTAAAACTTCCAACTTCTCCAGCAAGCAAATGGGTAATAGGGATACAAAAGCTACCAATACGAATGGACGACTTCAATTGGACTTGTTACAACTTGTTCAAAGAGATCATCAACTTCGAAGTTACACGCTCAATTCCGTTTGTGCTCAATTCTTGGGTGAGCAAAAGGAAGATGTTCATCACACTATGATTACCGAATTATTCAACGGAACCCCTGAGTCTAGACGAAGATTGGCTGTATACTGTCTAAAGGATGCCTTTCTACCTCAACGTCTAATGGACAAACTTTCATGTTTAGAAAATTATACGGAAATGGCTAGAGTTACGGGTGTTCccttcaattttcttctatCTCGAGGCCAACAAGTCAAATTCATTAGTCAACTGTTCCGAAAAGCCTTGGAACAGAAATTGGTTATTCCTAATCTATCATCTAACTCATCTGAGGAACAGTACGAAGGTGCCACTGTTATTGAACCCACTAGAGGATATTACAGTGTCCCAATTGCAACCCTGGATTTTGCTTCTCTATATCCAAGTATTATTCAAGCACATAATCTTTGCTATACTACATTACTCAAGAAAGATGTTGTGGAAGCTCTCAAACTtgagaaggatgaagatTATATCGTTACACCAAATGGAGATATGTTCGTCACTACCAAGCAACGAAAAGGTCTTCTAACACAAATTTTGGAAGAATTGTTAACAGCAAGAAAACAAGCTAAAAGAGAACTTGCTGTTGAAACTGATCCTTTCAAGAAGGCTGTGCTAAACGGTCGACAACTTGCCTTGAAAATTAGCGCAAACAGTGTGTACGGTTTGACTGGTGCCACTGTCGGAAAGGTACCTTGTTTACCAATTGCTAGTAGTACCACAAGTTATGGTCGtcaaatgattgaaaaaacaaaagcagaAGTTGAGGCGAAATATACTATAGCTAACGGTTATTCTCATGACGCTCAAGTCATTTATGGTGATACCGATTCAGTCATGGTTAAATTTGGTGTAAAAGAATTGGCAGAGGCAATGAAATTAGGAGAAGAAGCTGCACAATATGTTTCTTCGAAATTCATCAAGCCGATTAAGTTGGAGTTCGAAAAGGTTTATTACCCATACCTTCTTATTAACAAGAAGAGATATGCCGGTCTTTACTGGACAAATCCGGATAAATATGACAAGATGGATACAAAGGGTATTGAAACTGTTCGTCGTGATAATTGTCGATTGGTTCAAAATGTCATCGAAACAGTCCTGAGAATGATCTTGATCGACCAGGACGTTCAAGGAGCACAAGA CTACGTGAAAGATACCATCTcagatcttcttcaaaacaaaattgaTATGTCAAAACTTGTCATCACCAAGGCCCTCGCAAAAGCCGATTATACTGCCAAACAAGCTCACGTAGAACTAGCTGAGCGCATGAAGAAACGAGACGCAGGATCAGCACCTACATTAGGTGACCGTGTTGCCTATGTCATCATTAAAGGATCTGCTGGAGCCAAGAATTTCGAAAGATCAGAGGATCCTATTTTCGTACTAGAAAATAATGTCCCCATCGATACGAAATATTACCTCGATAACCAACTCGCCAAACCTTTAGGTAGAATTTTCGAACCTATTCTCGGAGAAACAAAAGCGAATTCCCTCCTAGCAGGCGCACATACCCGTGCTATATCTGTCGCAGCTCCTACTATCGGTGGTCTCATGAAATTCGCAAAGAAAACATCAACATGCATGTCCTGCAAAAAACCGCTCGTGAAAGCCCACGAAAAAGACGGTGCAGTCTGTACAGATTGTGCTccaagaattggagaaatgtACCAGAAGCAAATTAATAAGGTGTCGGATCTAGAAGTCAGATTTGGAAGATTATGGACACAATGTCAGAGGTGTCAAGGAAGTATGCATTGTGAAGTTATTTGTAGTAGTAAGGATTGTCCCATTTTCTACATGAGAATGAAGGCGAAGAAGGATGTGGAAGATGCCGGGAAGGAGTtggaaagatttgattttgatcaGTCAGCTTGGTGA
- the CND1 gene encoding CND1: MRYTIAVAAIIPLVAAHGKIAVMTGDMGGNTTGLGIQGAVIPGAGTNKQTEVDTTVFNSKNAATDGLGKTKAGANTMADMTAVMAASGSTLPQVSDGGQLSGTIHIVTTDGAGPYSAIVDPTGTGAFSQGTQAKVTTQVPGTKGNIAAPKQRSLVMRSLVNMGIVKRAKNVNEDYPIAVSMPAGMSCTGSVGGQENVCLVKLANPSGAGPFGGVAAFQMAGTQSAAAAGNATAATTKRSIGAKFRA; the protein is encoded by the exons ATGCGTTATACTATCGCCGTCGCCGCTATCATCCCTCTCGTTGCCGCCCATGGCAAGATCGCAGTCATG ACTGGTGACATGGGAGGAAACACCACTGGTCTCGGTATCCAAGGTGCCGTCATCCCTGGTGCCGGAACCAACAAGCAAACTGAGGTCGACACCACTGTCTTCAACAGCAAGAACGCCGCTACCGATGGTCTTGGAAAGACAAAGGCTGGTGCCAACACCATGGCTGACATGACTGCTGTCATGGCTGCTTCCGGTTCCACCCTTCCTCAAGTTTCCGACGGAGGTCAGCTTAGTGGAACTATCCACATCGTCACCACTGATGGAGCTGGACCATACTCCGCCATCGTCGACCCAACTGGTACCGGTGCCTTCTCCCAAGGTACCCAAGCCAAGGTTACTACTCAAGTACCAGGTACCAAGGGTAACATCGCCGCACCCAAGCAACGTTCCCTCGTCATGAGATCTCTCGTCAACATGGGTATCGTCAAGCGTGCCAAGAACGTCAACGAGGACTACCCCATCGCCGTCTCCATGCCAGCAGGCATGTCCTGCACTGGATCCGTCGGTGGTCAAGAGAATGTCTGCTTGGTCAAGCTTGCTAACCCATCGGGCGCTGGTCCTTTCGGTGGTGTCGCCGCTTTCCAAATGGCTGGAACTCAATCTGCCGCTGCTGCCGGTAATGCTACCGCAGCTACCACCAAGAGATCCATCGGTGCCAAGTTCCGTGCTTAG
- the Bcirr1 gene encoding Bcirr1: protein MNTQRLPLMEIENDVSSTPVVPGRRKSGRAVKAPEKFVPDLPSSAVRSTNAKRKRSDEEAEDDASEEEEVEAEEEDEDDELEEESAGEEELKEARRKARTSKKPAAKKPKINGTASHARAPAVRLPNRPKKAKTVVVADEDAEGLYADVYTSGRPSDEVVSTFLEKYAQNGPAAVAELINFVLKSAGCDLLVTEDDINDADNVNGKITDLQEEHQAQNISDYPLISRAKNSHAFRTSFLDFFDSLNKTMNASGALYDEDEPLIESIFHWMASMSSSNLRPFRHTATAVALTIATSTCQIAKEQIEIAARTLRQLEGEKKNKRPNKGRLADFERKVREGEGKKEILEERLKDIFDTIWVHRYRDVDPKIRTECIEALGLWIHTLPGYWFDGQYLRYLGWMLTDSASTMRLEVVKQLERILKNSSNVSRMGTFIERFRPRIIEIATRDSDAAVRSNAVDLVDILRKGGMLEPDDIDVIGKLIFDSEPKVRKAVVAFFVENVKDVFDEKIEQLGGEDALEEILTVDDDDYDSPRASWIKLKCLAEVLQNYDISDEDEMPSQVDQATIEHYLDLSGGESRFTLAAHALYEKMPELKEWEVLAGYLLHDHSSNPKGKGTNRALKECFKPEETEEIILLETLNAVVKLNLNQLSEPEKSRDKNKKRNARAESAEIKETTARHLADIIPRLLKKFGAHPKTATAVLRLEHSLNLGVFQELRQGSTGYAKLLDEITAQFSGHADKNVLTEASAAILHARSYEEFEDVTESKLQTLWEDTTNILQNINKAGEISVRGDFTDSILVELSTNLSKIEKLASISNCVEILDAEVDSQTPSPISIILDVVARGQLEESNPDIDAQEDEIVISAIRSAMFYFMWKVHSLTRSISSGEEIPDTDIDSLKDCQETFIQNLVAALSSRGTLDPVRLLATGTLLDLHVLFATLRPQATVIGQNDPQNQSENLQSLFKQISPEAQTELTSIFDHAEKHYAKKAKKRLEEPDDDEAPEDEPEDSDDEDEEITENERQSETFKAEQQLCELTGKLILAILAKVIDASGPMKGKLRKRIERNRNRLGHNFKEVVAYLDEPKEKVKKSHKSKAQQAAAEAAAQAKKEAIRLELEDEEEEEEEDDDPFADAEPEEGSREDLKRRELIEDVSGDEEVEGEGDAEENGDVADEDEDEDMLGD, encoded by the exons ATGAATACTCAACGATTGCCACTCATGGAGATCGAAAATGATGTGTCAAGTACACCCGTCGTGCCTGGTAGAAGGAAATCAGGACGCGCCGTAAAAGCACCCGAGAAATTCGTTCCAGATTTACCGTCGTCTGCAGTTCGTTCCACCAACGCCAAGAGGAAGAGGTCCGacgaagaagcagaagatgaCGCgtcagaggaagaagaagtagaggcagaagaagaggatgaggacgaTGAATTAGAGGAAGAAAGTGCGGGggaggaagaattgaaagaagctCGAAGGAAAGCCAGAACTTCCAAGAAACCGGCAGCAAAGAAACCCAAAATTAATGGCACAGCTTCGCATGCGAGAGCACCTGCTGTAAGATTGCCAAATCGACCcaagaaagcaaagacaGTCGTCGTAGCAGATGAGGATGCTGAAGGACTCTATG CTGATGTTTATACGAGTGGGCGACCATCCGATGAGGTTGTTTCTACCTTCCTGGAAAAATATGCACAAAACGGCCCTGCGGCTGTGGCAGAATTGATAAATTTTGTATTGAAGAGTGCTGGCTGTGATCTTCTTGTCACTGAGGATGATATTAACGACGCAGATAATGTTAATGGGAAGATTACAGATCTTCAAGAAGAACACCAGGCA CAAAATATATCCGATTATCCATTAATCTCACGAGCGAAGAATAGCCATGCCTTTCGTACCTCTTTCCTCGATTTTTTCGACtctttaaataaaacaatGAATGCATCTGGAGCACTTTATGATGAGGACGAACCATTAATAGAAAGTATATTTCATTGGATGGCTTCCATGTCGTCTTCCAACCTACGACCTTTCAGACATACTGCAACTGCCGTTGCTTTAACTATTGCCACCTCTACCTGTCAAATCGCGAAGGAACAAATCGAAATTGCTGCGAGAACATTGCGTCAACtcgaaggagaaaagaaaaacaaacgACCCAACAAAGGTAGACTTGCAGACTTTGAGAGGAAGGTTCGGGAAGGAGAAGGCAAGAAGGAGATTTTAGAAGAACGATTGAAGGATATTTTCGATACAATTTGGGTGCACAGATATCGAGATGTTGACCCGAAAATTCGGACAGAATGTATTGAAGCACTAGGACTTTGGATTCATACACTACCTGGTTATTGGTTCGATGGACAATATCTACGATACTTGGGATGGATGCTTACAGACTCGGCTTCAACAATGCGACTCGAAGTGGTCAAACAACtggaaagaattttgaagaattctaGCAATGTTTCAAGAATGGGTACATTCATCGAAAGGTTTAGACCTCGTATTATCGAAATCGCCACGAGAGATTCGGATGCTGCTGTTCGGTCAAATGCAGTTGATTTGGTTGATATACTTCGAAAAGGAGGAATGCTAGAACcagatgatattgatgtcaTTGGAAAACTTATATTCGACTCGGAACCTAAAGTGCGCAAAGCTGTTGTTGCATTTTTCGTTGAGAACGTTAAAGACGTTTTCGATGAAAAAATTGAGCAATTGGGTGGAGAAGATGCCTTGGAGGAAATTTTGACAGtcgacgatgatgattacGATTCGCCTCGTGCTAGTTGGATTAAACTCAAGTGTCTTGCAGAGGTTTTACAAAATTATGACATTTCTGACGAGGATGAGATGCCAAGTCAAGTAGATCAAGCGACCATCGAGCATTATTTAGATCTTTCCGGTGGAGAGTCAAGATTTACCCTTGCGGCTCATGCATTATACGAAAAGATGCCGGAGCTCAAAGAATGGGAAGTTTTGGCTGGCTACCTACTTCACGATCACTCTTCTAACCCCAAAGGCAAGGGAACCAACCGAGCATTAAAGGAATGTTTTAAACCAGAAGAAACCGAAGAAATTATACTGTTAGAGACGTTGAATGCAGTGGTCAAGCTTAATCTAAACCAACTCAGCGAGCCAGAAAAATCACGAGATaaaaacaagaagagaaatgctAGAGCCGAATCGgcagaaatcaaagaaacgACAGCCCGTCATTTAGCAGACATCATTCCAAGATTGCTCAAGAAGTTTGGAGCCCACCCAAAAACCGCAACTGCCGTCTTACGCTTGGAGCATTCTTTGAACCTTGGTGTCTTTCAAGAACTACGACAAGGTTCAACAGGATATGCTAAATTACTTGATGAGATCACTGCTCAGTTCAGTGGCCACGCTGACAAGAATGTTCTGACTGAAGCAAGTGCAGCAATATTGCACGCACGAAGTTatgaagagtttgaagatgtcACAGAAAGCAAACTCCAAACATTATGGGAGGATACCACGAATatacttcaaaatatcaacaaagcTGGCGAAATATCTGTCAGAGGAGATTTCACAGACTCAATTCTTGTAGAACTCTCAACCAATCTTTCAAAGATAGAAAAGCTCGCAAGTATTTCAAATTGTGTTGAAATTCTTGACGCCGAAGTTGATAGTCAAACCCCATCTCCTATTAGCATCATTTTGGACGTCGTTGCAAGAGGCCAACTTGAGGAATCGAATCCAGATATTGATGCtcaagaagatgaaattgtCATATCGGCTATTCGTTCGGCCATGTTTTATTTCATGTGGAAAGTACATTCGTTGACAAGATCAATTTCGTCAGGCGAAGAAATACCAGACACTGATATCGATTCCCTGAAAGATTGTCAAGAGACcttcattcaaaatctcGTCGCCGCTTTATCTTCTCGAGGTACCCTTGATCCAGTCCGTTTGCTTGCGACTGGTACTCTTCTCGATCTTCACGTTTTATTTGCCACTCTGCGACCTCAAGCGACTGTCATTGGACAAAATGATCCCCAAAATCAATCCGAGAACCTCCAATCCCTTTTCAAGCAAATCTCTCCAGAAGCTCAAACTGAATTAACCTCCATCTTTGATCATGCCGAGAAACACTATGCGAAAAAGGCCAAGAAACGTTTAGAAGAAccggatgatgatgaagctCCTGAAGATGAACCCGAAGACtcagatgacgaagatgaggaaatcaCAGAAAATGAACGCCAAAGTGAAACTTTCAAGGCCGAACAACAACTTTGTGAATTGACTGGAAAACTTATCTTGGCTATTCTCGCAAAAGTTATTGATGCCTCAGGACCTATGAAGGGGAAACTGCGTAAACGTATTGAGAGAAATAGAAACAGATTGGGTCATAACTTCAAGGAAGTAGTTGCGTATCTTGATGAACCTAAGGAAAAGGTTAAGAAAAGTCATAAGAGTAAGGCTCAACAAGCAGCGGCGGAGGCAGCTGCACAGGCAAAGAAAGAGGCCATTAGGTTGGAAttagaggatgaagaagaagaagaggaagaagacgatgatCCTTTCGCGGATGCCGAACCGGAAGAGGGATCGagagaagatttgaagaggagagaattaATCGAGGATGTCAGTGGTGACGAAGAAGtcgagggagaaggagatgcagaagaaaatggtGACGTGgctgatgaggatgaggatgaagatatgttGGGTGATTGA